From the Microbacterium thalassium genome, one window contains:
- a CDS encoding nucleotidyltransferase family protein yields the protein MSGSSLSSVALREVLDARRTELDLLLVKYGARNPRLFGSVARGDAVEGSDIDILVEMDPADGNLLMRASGLMEETRALYGRDDIDIFPVQLLKRPVSESALVDAVAL from the coding sequence ATGAGCGGGAGCAGCTTGTCGAGCGTCGCGTTGCGCGAGGTGCTCGACGCGCGCCGCACGGAGCTCGACCTGTTGCTCGTCAAGTATGGGGCGCGGAACCCGCGGCTGTTCGGCTCGGTCGCGCGCGGGGACGCGGTAGAGGGCAGCGATATCGACATCCTGGTCGAGATGGACCCTGCCGACGGGAACCTCCTCATGCGCGCGAGCGGGCTGATGGAGGAGACCCGTGCGCTGTACGGGCGGGACGACATCGACATCTTTCCAGTGCAACTGCTGAAGCGCCCGGTCTCGGAGTCCGCTCTCGTCGATGCGGTGGCCCTGTGA
- a CDS encoding DUF4194 domain-containing protein, with amino-acid sequence MTEPTTADVAPDERTGLWRGDAGELPDRTRRVLLRLVRGPYLSGVREAQLWAVLLADETVIRSRLADLFLELVIDRDNEFAFVRNAPSDEAPKAVRSEALTFLDTAMLLVLRQTLLSEEGRGRVIVGQTEVFEQLAVFRTPDRDEKDFASRVNSSWNKMQNKLRVLHAVGDDRAEISPVLRLLVDADQIRAITAEYQRIAREGQGELAAPATDAEDDTE; translated from the coding sequence ATGACCGAACCGACCACAGCGGATGTCGCCCCCGACGAGCGCACAGGCCTCTGGCGCGGCGACGCCGGCGAACTCCCCGATCGCACGCGGCGGGTCTTGCTGCGTCTGGTGCGCGGCCCGTATCTCTCCGGAGTCCGCGAGGCACAGCTGTGGGCGGTGCTGCTCGCCGACGAGACTGTCATCCGCTCGCGGCTCGCCGACCTGTTTCTCGAACTGGTCATCGATCGCGACAACGAGTTCGCCTTCGTCCGCAACGCTCCCTCCGACGAAGCCCCGAAGGCGGTGCGATCTGAAGCCTTGACATTCCTCGACACCGCAATGCTGCTCGTCTTGCGCCAGACATTGCTGAGCGAGGAGGGCCGCGGGCGGGTGATCGTCGGGCAGACCGAGGTGTTCGAGCAGCTCGCCGTGTTCCGCACCCCGGATCGCGATGAGAAGGACTTCGCGAGCCGCGTCAACTCGTCGTGGAACAAGATGCAGAACAAGCTCCGCGTGCTGCACGCCGTTGGTGACGACCGCGCCGAGATCTCGCCGGTGCTCCGACTGCTCGTCGACGCCGACCAGATCCGCGCGATCACCGCCGAGTACCAGCGAATCGCCCGCGAAGGCCAAGGGGAACTCGCCGCGCCGGCGACGGATGCCGAGGACGACACAGAATGA
- a CDS encoding DUF3375 domain-containing protein, which translates to MPAVAQVLELAQLAERDAAWKLLRADSAPVVAGLLGTHLGGDERRVDAEELYERIDADLERLRAQGLILPLTAKGYCGEWRTAGFLVRRPSSEARGETLELSPDAIAGIRFLQGRAAPRSSVTESRLASLAAQVRRLAIDTDPDVSARIALLEEEIDAIERRIESLRSGDETAIDEDRAIERVRDVLAQAADVPDDFARVRAEFETLNASLRAKIVESDVSQASVVDEVFRGIDHISDSDAGRSFAAFSQLVLDPALGAAFEGDIRRILDRGFARDLTSDERRALRSFLTTLKGRSAEIHDVITLFARALRRYVQSQDYQRDRVLRTLLREAQHAGVEAAAHTRPWYPTSLTLDLSAVALSSVGGIDLHDPAEFAATEEIVTQTASLASLEELRAIARETEIDFDELTRNVNDLLAEVPSCTVADVLARYPATQGVGSVIGLLSIAAEQGTVDDEPEVLAWQGADGVARAAIVAAHRFTGAVA; encoded by the coding sequence GTGCCCGCCGTCGCCCAGGTTCTCGAGCTCGCCCAGCTTGCGGAGCGCGATGCGGCGTGGAAGCTGCTTCGAGCCGACAGTGCACCCGTGGTCGCCGGTCTTCTCGGCACCCACCTGGGCGGAGACGAGCGCCGAGTCGACGCTGAGGAGCTGTACGAGCGGATCGATGCCGACCTCGAGAGGCTCCGCGCTCAGGGGCTGATCTTGCCGCTGACTGCGAAGGGGTACTGCGGCGAGTGGCGAACGGCCGGTTTCCTGGTGCGTCGGCCGTCATCGGAAGCGCGGGGTGAGACGCTCGAGCTCTCGCCGGACGCGATCGCCGGCATCCGATTCCTGCAGGGTCGCGCCGCCCCGCGTTCGAGTGTGACCGAGTCTCGGCTTGCCAGCCTCGCCGCGCAAGTCCGCCGCCTCGCGATCGACACCGATCCTGACGTGTCAGCGCGCATAGCGCTGCTCGAGGAAGAGATCGACGCGATCGAGCGGCGGATCGAGAGCCTGCGTTCCGGTGACGAGACCGCGATCGATGAAGACCGCGCGATCGAACGCGTTCGTGATGTGCTGGCGCAGGCGGCGGACGTGCCGGACGACTTCGCTCGAGTGCGTGCCGAGTTCGAGACGCTGAATGCGTCGCTGAGGGCGAAGATCGTGGAATCCGATGTCTCGCAGGCGTCGGTCGTCGACGAAGTCTTCCGCGGTATCGACCACATCTCCGACTCGGACGCAGGCCGCAGCTTCGCTGCCTTTTCACAGCTCGTGCTCGACCCTGCACTCGGCGCCGCGTTCGAGGGCGACATCCGCCGCATCCTCGACCGCGGATTCGCTCGTGACCTCACATCGGATGAGCGCCGGGCACTGCGCTCCTTCCTCACCACCCTCAAGGGACGAAGCGCGGAGATCCACGACGTCATCACATTGTTCGCCCGGGCGCTCCGTCGCTACGTGCAGTCGCAGGACTACCAGCGCGACCGGGTGCTGAGAACTCTTCTGCGGGAGGCTCAGCACGCGGGGGTGGAAGCCGCCGCACACACGCGTCCGTGGTATCCGACGTCTCTCACGCTGGATCTCTCGGCCGTCGCGCTGTCGAGCGTCGGGGGGATCGACCTTCACGACCCCGCCGAATTCGCCGCCACCGAAGAGATCGTCACGCAGACGGCATCCCTCGCGAGCCTCGAGGAGCTGCGGGCGATCGCTCGCGAGACCGAGATCGACTTCGACGAACTCACCCGGAACGTCAACGACCTGCTCGCCGAGGTGCCCTCGTGCACCGTCGCAGATGTCCTTGCTCGATACCCCGCGACGCAGGGGGTCGGCAGCGTGATCGGACTTCTCTCGATCGCTGCCGAGCAGGGCACCGTTGACGATGAGCCCGAGGTCCTCGCTTGGCAGGGCGCCGACGGAGTTGCGCGTGCGGCGATTGTGGCCGCGCACCGATTCACAGGAGCGGTGGCATGA
- a CDS encoding PIN domain-containing protein — MFTATLDTSVLWPSLQRDFLLSLAIEGAYRPTWSSAILDELEFHEEAKLVKRGMPVTKAAGRAATLIAAMRREFADAEVEGWEPLEGTFGLPDPDDEHVVAAAVIAGAGAIVTENLKDFPTGKIPPGIQLLSATEFAKNTVALNPRHALAAVQEIASRSGRYGSALTVEEILDTLRDRYGMIEAVEMMVEAASA; from the coding sequence GTGTTCACGGCGACCCTCGACACCAGCGTGCTGTGGCCGAGCCTGCAACGTGACTTTCTCCTTTCCCTCGCGATCGAGGGCGCGTACCGACCGACCTGGAGTTCGGCGATCCTCGACGAGCTCGAGTTTCACGAGGAGGCCAAGCTCGTGAAACGGGGGATGCCCGTGACCAAGGCTGCTGGCCGTGCAGCGACCCTCATCGCCGCGATGCGCCGCGAGTTCGCCGACGCGGAGGTCGAAGGCTGGGAGCCGTTGGAGGGCACGTTCGGGCTTCCCGATCCCGACGACGAGCATGTGGTCGCTGCGGCCGTCATCGCGGGAGCTGGAGCGATCGTCACGGAGAACCTCAAGGACTTCCCCACAGGCAAGATTCCGCCAGGCATCCAACTGCTCAGCGCCACGGAGTTCGCGAAAAACACCGTCGCACTCAACCCAAGGCACGCGCTCGCCGCGGTGCAGGAGATCGCGAGTCGTTCCGGCCGTTACGGTTCAGCACTCACCGTCGAGGAGATCCTGGACACGTTGCGCGACCGATACGGCATGATCGAAGCCGTTGAGATGATGGTCGAAGCTGCGTCCGCGTAG
- a CDS encoding helix-turn-helix domain-containing protein, with protein MLDFLTAHEAAGRALPEPRYFLAGARPGDQVELPEEVYLALRKIVDAMQSGLAVSVVPQTTRLTTQQAADLLNVSRPTIVKLLDEGEIPFEKAGTHRRVLLADLLEYRERRRERQYDMLAATRDSVDEDNIEQTLEDLKAARKAVAARRGEPPGSDFAA; from the coding sequence GTGCTTGACTTCCTCACCGCCCATGAGGCCGCCGGCCGGGCTCTTCCCGAACCAAGGTACTTCCTTGCCGGGGCGCGTCCAGGCGACCAGGTGGAGCTTCCGGAAGAGGTCTACCTCGCACTCCGCAAGATCGTGGACGCAATGCAAAGCGGGCTCGCCGTGTCAGTTGTACCCCAGACAACACGGCTCACCACCCAGCAGGCAGCGGATCTCCTGAACGTGAGCCGCCCGACCATTGTGAAGCTCCTCGACGAGGGTGAGATCCCGTTCGAGAAGGCGGGAACGCACCGACGCGTTCTCCTCGCGGATCTGCTCGAGTACCGAGAGCGCCGGCGGGAGCGTCAGTACGACATGCTCGCCGCCACGCGCGACTCCGTCGACGAAGACAACATCGAGCAGACGCTCGAGGACCTCAAGGCGGCGCGGAAGGCGGTCGCGGCGAGGCGAGGCGAGCCGCCAGGCTCTGACTTCGCAGCCTGA
- a CDS encoding DUF1877 family protein: protein MGIRYYAYAFDADLAQQAVDDPHSLLSSDPLADAWGLEPHASVSIATFEQISPKRDMLYLDKAWSALQSLTCPTTDVPDAGSCYRMFEGNVTMHDMGWDPWVRTILPEEVPAIRDGLCAIDEDQVRSWARTWRSRHGADDDDELRYVLDYLTRAQEFVEALATDGRGMVYLIG, encoded by the coding sequence ATGGGAATCCGATACTACGCATATGCCTTCGATGCCGACCTTGCTCAGCAGGCGGTCGATGACCCGCACAGCCTCCTCTCCAGCGATCCGCTCGCTGACGCGTGGGGCCTGGAGCCGCACGCGAGCGTGAGTATCGCGACGTTCGAGCAGATCTCGCCGAAGCGCGACATGCTCTATCTCGACAAGGCATGGTCCGCCCTGCAGTCCCTCACGTGTCCGACGACCGATGTTCCCGACGCCGGCTCCTGCTACCGGATGTTCGAGGGGAACGTGACGATGCACGACATGGGTTGGGACCCGTGGGTGAGGACGATCCTTCCGGAGGAGGTGCCGGCGATTCGGGATGGTCTCTGTGCGATCGACGAGGACCAGGTGCGATCGTGGGCGCGCACTTGGCGCAGCCGGCATGGCGCCGACGATGATGACGAGCTTCGCTACGTCCTCGACTACCTCACGCGGGCACAGGAGTTCGTCGAGGCGCTCGCGACAGACGGTCGCGGGATGGTCTACCTCATCGGGTGA
- a CDS encoding ATP-binding protein: MTMLSFPTDEPEVNPTGPGQWRLAQIELVNWGTFAGHVAVDVARVGHLFTGASGSGKSSLLDAIAAVLTPDRWLRLNAAAQDGASRQSDRTLMSYVRGAWSKEADETADRATTTYLRSKATWSGILLRYENLRDEPVVLLRVFHAPGTRTEPTALKDARIFARGHVGLLEVKPHVEGGIDARRMSKAFPDALITTGGRHGRFHERVIRQFGFRGDATLQLLHKTQSAKNLGTLDALFRGFMLDQPGTFARAETAVDQFTELDAAHKHVVDLRKQSDALRKVDEAITAFDLAVAAMAAISELHEAVEPFTAGLKLRLAKEAAAPARAVLARAESELRDAEREQRLASEALESAKARVRDEGGARVELLQERIESAQHAEGIAGQYRAQLTAELARIGAPMPEDPEQFAELLAAAVTEAARDIPAVSYEVRDAASQARKALDEVTRQIQALRDHRSNLDERLLSARRFLADAVGVPASTFPFAGELISVAEQHSAWRGAVERVMAPFAPTLLVRDEHLVAVRRAAESRTLGVRLVIEAVPHSVEEPRRPKDSRSLVHRLVVSDGPFASYVRKRIATEFDYACVSHPDELDGVDRGVTIGGLVKRNSRRYEKDDRHDVGDATRWMLGGDTQARLEALLDRCREAELAKDKTAARESDADSLHQDAVTRRDVFTRVSTFTWNQVDLASATAVTAARRDELRVLTSESGTLREAQEAAERATQRLDETNAKHARALGAHAVAHNHVESIAAQVAELEATPYAPVEERIADALEGRFRADRRSVSLETVDEVARKVQSALSKEKDAAASRAADAEASFAGRAAEFRLEWSAASAELAADIRDRYGYRELREGILARGLPEKETEFRKLLRERSQDVVAHLLSDLRDAPGLIRERILPVNASLGRSPFEGADRFLEIDVKTTRTPEVDEFLTDLRRIVEGNWADESAAGAEQRFAVLQRVIGRLGSKDRVDMDWRNRVLDTRLHVSFLAREKDVTGRVLRVYDSAEGLSGGQRQKLVIFCLAAALRYQLTEEEDEVPRFGSIVLDEAFDKADSRYTRNAMEVFREFGFHMILATPQKLLQTLEPYVGAITSVSNPDRDGSRLANVVFSVDEPEVAAPPHAESRA, from the coding sequence ATGACGATGCTGAGCTTCCCCACCGACGAGCCGGAGGTCAATCCGACCGGGCCCGGCCAGTGGCGCCTTGCCCAGATCGAACTCGTCAACTGGGGCACGTTTGCCGGCCACGTCGCCGTGGACGTCGCGCGTGTCGGCCACCTGTTCACCGGCGCATCCGGATCGGGCAAGTCGTCGCTACTCGACGCGATCGCCGCCGTCCTCACCCCCGATAGGTGGTTGCGCCTCAACGCGGCAGCTCAGGACGGCGCTTCCCGGCAGAGCGATCGGACGCTGATGAGCTACGTGCGTGGGGCATGGAGCAAGGAAGCTGACGAGACTGCCGATCGGGCCACCACGACCTACCTGCGCTCGAAGGCAACCTGGAGCGGCATCCTGTTGCGCTACGAGAACCTTCGCGACGAACCAGTCGTCCTGCTGCGGGTATTCCACGCACCCGGCACGCGCACCGAACCGACCGCGTTGAAGGACGCACGGATCTTCGCCCGCGGTCACGTGGGGCTTCTCGAGGTGAAGCCCCACGTCGAAGGCGGAATCGACGCGCGCCGCATGTCAAAGGCCTTTCCCGACGCGCTGATCACCACCGGCGGGAGGCACGGACGCTTTCACGAGCGCGTCATCCGTCAGTTCGGCTTCCGTGGAGACGCGACACTTCAGCTTCTCCACAAGACTCAATCAGCGAAGAACCTCGGCACCCTCGACGCGTTGTTCCGCGGGTTCATGCTCGACCAGCCGGGAACCTTCGCGCGAGCCGAGACCGCAGTCGATCAATTCACGGAGCTCGATGCCGCCCACAAGCACGTGGTCGACCTGCGGAAGCAGTCTGATGCGCTCCGCAAGGTCGATGAGGCGATCACCGCGTTCGACCTGGCCGTCGCCGCGATGGCGGCGATCTCTGAGCTGCACGAAGCAGTCGAACCCTTCACCGCGGGACTCAAGCTTCGGCTCGCGAAGGAGGCCGCGGCTCCCGCGCGCGCCGTGCTGGCGCGTGCTGAGAGCGAGCTGCGCGACGCCGAGCGAGAGCAGCGGCTGGCGTCCGAGGCGCTGGAGAGCGCGAAGGCGCGTGTTCGGGATGAGGGCGGCGCGCGGGTCGAGCTCTTGCAGGAGCGGATCGAAAGTGCGCAGCACGCCGAGGGCATCGCCGGGCAGTATCGAGCCCAACTGACCGCTGAGTTGGCGCGCATCGGTGCGCCGATGCCCGAGGATCCCGAGCAGTTCGCGGAGCTCCTTGCCGCGGCCGTCACCGAAGCTGCGCGCGACATCCCCGCTGTGTCGTATGAGGTGCGTGACGCCGCGAGTCAGGCGCGCAAGGCGCTGGATGAAGTCACAAGGCAGATTCAGGCGCTGAGAGACCACCGGAGCAACCTCGATGAGAGGCTTCTGAGCGCCCGGCGATTCCTCGCGGACGCCGTCGGTGTGCCGGCATCGACATTCCCCTTTGCAGGCGAGCTGATCTCGGTGGCAGAGCAGCACTCCGCCTGGCGCGGCGCGGTAGAGCGAGTGATGGCCCCGTTTGCGCCGACGCTCCTCGTGCGGGACGAACACCTTGTCGCCGTGCGTCGGGCGGCCGAGTCGCGGACACTCGGTGTCCGGCTCGTCATCGAAGCGGTCCCGCACTCGGTCGAGGAGCCGCGTCGCCCCAAGGATTCCCGCTCGCTTGTTCATCGCCTCGTGGTGAGCGACGGGCCCTTCGCGTCCTATGTCCGAAAGCGCATCGCCACCGAGTTCGATTACGCCTGCGTTTCACACCCCGACGAGCTCGATGGCGTCGACCGTGGCGTCACGATCGGCGGCCTCGTCAAGCGCAACTCACGCAGGTACGAGAAGGACGACCGTCACGATGTCGGCGATGCCACCCGGTGGATGCTCGGCGGTGACACCCAAGCGCGGCTTGAAGCGCTGCTGGACCGTTGCCGCGAAGCGGAACTCGCGAAGGACAAGACCGCTGCCCGCGAGTCGGATGCGGACTCGCTTCATCAGGACGCTGTCACTCGGCGCGACGTCTTCACCCGCGTATCGACATTCACGTGGAACCAGGTGGATCTCGCATCCGCGACGGCGGTCACTGCTGCCCGGCGCGACGAACTCCGGGTGCTCACCAGCGAGTCGGGGACCCTCCGTGAAGCACAGGAGGCCGCGGAGCGAGCGACCCAGCGACTGGACGAAACGAACGCGAAGCACGCACGGGCGCTCGGAGCCCACGCTGTCGCCCACAATCACGTCGAGAGCATCGCGGCGCAGGTCGCCGAACTCGAGGCCACCCCATATGCACCGGTCGAGGAGCGGATCGCCGACGCCCTCGAAGGCCGGTTCCGAGCCGATCGACGCTCCGTGAGTCTGGAGACGGTGGACGAAGTCGCGCGAAAGGTGCAGTCGGCACTCTCGAAGGAGAAGGACGCCGCGGCCAGCCGCGCAGCGGATGCTGAGGCCAGCTTCGCCGGGCGTGCCGCTGAGTTCCGGCTCGAGTGGTCCGCTGCATCCGCCGAGCTGGCTGCTGACATCCGCGACCGCTACGGCTACCGGGAACTGCGGGAGGGCATCCTCGCCCGCGGCCTGCCCGAGAAGGAGACCGAGTTCCGCAAGCTGCTTCGGGAACGATCGCAGGACGTCGTTGCACACTTGCTCAGCGACCTCCGCGACGCCCCGGGTCTCATCCGCGAGCGAATCCTCCCTGTCAACGCATCCCTGGGGCGGTCCCCGTTCGAGGGAGCGGACCGCTTCCTCGAGATCGATGTGAAGACGACGCGCACCCCGGAGGTCGACGAGTTCCTCACCGACCTCCGCCGCATCGTGGAAGGCAACTGGGCCGACGAGTCGGCCGCCGGTGCGGAGCAGCGATTCGCCGTGTTGCAGCGCGTGATCGGTCGACTTGGATCCAAGGACCGCGTCGACATGGACTGGCGCAACCGAGTGCTCGACACGAGGCTGCATGTGAGCTTCCTCGCGCGGGAGAAGGACGTCACTGGGCGGGTCTTGCGGGTGTATGACTCGGCCGAGGGGCTGTCGGGCGGTCAGCGGCAGAAGCTTGTCATCTTCTGTCTCGCCGCGGCGCTGCGATACCAGCTGACCGAAGAGGAGGACGAGGTTCCGCGGTTCGGTTCGATCGTGCTCGACGAGGCGTTCGACAAGGCTGACAGCCGATACACGCGTAACGCGATGGAGGTGTTCCGAGAGTTCGGATTCCACATGATCCTCGCGACACCGCAGAAGCTGCTGCAGACGCTCGAACCGTACGTGGGCGCGATCACGTCGGTGTCGAACCCCGACCGCGACGGGTCACGGCTGGCGAACGTGGTGTTCTCGGTCGATGAACCTGAGGTCGCCGCCCCGCCGCACGCGGAGTCGCGCGCGTGA
- a CDS encoding DUF3322 domain-containing protein → MSTLVTPSDLRARAKKLFDRDARTWAAEQQTDVVLYVPLRPPTEREALDDLDRVRQWADAWRGVSEDSGIELEWVVRHWSRIGSQEVPVRAVLRGSDSIARAAGETDGWRLLVARLAELRGLAGSDASSVLRANARAIADLDGADFDRLVHVLAWLRENPESGHLVRELPIRGIHTKWIESRRGLVEALHRAGTGAPGLGLREPSPLIRIRALDPSLSFQGLSDVSAPVDDLAASTIRPERVFVFENLATLLAMPEVPRAVAVHGGGHRVDLVARLPWAQTVTYWGDLDSHGFAILNRLRARGVDATSALMDMDTLFDHRDLWGIDPDPNVGVFELLTPDERATLQSLSAEGNIRLEQERLPWSYVLARLGVSLRGI, encoded by the coding sequence GTGAGCACGCTTGTCACACCGTCTGACCTGCGCGCGCGGGCGAAGAAACTCTTCGACCGAGATGCACGCACTTGGGCCGCCGAGCAGCAGACCGATGTCGTGCTCTACGTTCCGCTACGCCCGCCAACGGAGCGGGAGGCGCTGGACGATCTCGATCGGGTTCGACAGTGGGCCGACGCATGGCGCGGCGTGAGCGAGGATTCGGGTATCGAGCTCGAGTGGGTCGTCCGTCATTGGTCACGCATCGGGTCTCAGGAAGTCCCCGTTCGCGCGGTGCTGCGCGGTTCGGATTCGATTGCTCGAGCGGCGGGCGAGACGGATGGCTGGCGACTTCTGGTGGCGCGACTTGCCGAGTTGAGAGGCCTGGCCGGTTCCGACGCCAGCAGTGTGCTCCGCGCCAATGCCCGCGCGATCGCCGATCTCGATGGCGCCGATTTCGACAGGCTCGTCCATGTGCTGGCCTGGTTGCGCGAGAACCCGGAATCGGGCCACCTGGTGCGGGAACTGCCGATCCGCGGCATCCACACCAAGTGGATCGAATCTCGCCGCGGACTCGTCGAGGCGTTGCATCGGGCGGGAACCGGAGCGCCTGGACTGGGCCTTCGCGAGCCGTCACCGCTCATACGGATCCGTGCTCTCGATCCGTCGCTCTCGTTCCAGGGGCTCTCCGATGTGTCGGCGCCCGTCGACGACCTTGCGGCAAGCACGATCCGACCCGAGCGCGTGTTCGTGTTCGAGAACCTCGCCACCCTGCTCGCGATGCCGGAGGTGCCCCGAGCTGTAGCAGTGCACGGTGGCGGTCACCGCGTCGATCTCGTCGCCCGCCTCCCGTGGGCGCAGACGGTCACCTACTGGGGCGATCTCGATTCGCACGGATTCGCCATTCTCAACCGACTTCGAGCCAGGGGAGTGGACGCAACGTCGGCATTGATGGATATGGATACTCTGTTCGATCACCGTGATCTGTGGGGGATCGATCCGGATCCGAACGTCGGCGTGTTCGAGCTGCTCACGCCTGATGAGCGCGCGACTCTCCAGTCGCTGAGCGCGGAGGGGAACATACGCCTCGAGCAGGAGCGCCTCCCGTGGAGCTACGTGCTCGCACGGCTTGGGGTGTCCTTACGAGGCATCTGA
- a CDS encoding RNA polymerase sigma factor has protein sequence MTRTSAPDAAVRAALTENSPRILAYFLHRVPSREDAADLTNETLLQAWKSRRRMPTAPDEARLWLYGVARNIQRHHWRGIRTRDELTKRLAETLDDPLTPGADAGLDVRRAVDALPTAQAELIRLVHWDDLTLEDAAQLLRIPSSTARSRYARAKVLLREALCDPPAARSAGTESVWPPVAAARAQGLGA, from the coding sequence GTGACGCGCACGTCCGCCCCCGATGCCGCAGTGCGCGCCGCGCTCACCGAGAACTCGCCTCGCATCCTCGCGTACTTCCTCCATCGTGTCCCCTCCCGTGAGGATGCCGCCGACCTCACGAACGAGACACTCCTGCAGGCCTGGAAGTCCCGCCGGAGGATGCCGACTGCCCCCGATGAGGCGCGCCTCTGGCTGTATGGCGTGGCGCGCAACATCCAGCGGCACCACTGGCGCGGCATCCGCACCCGCGATGAGTTGACGAAGCGATTGGCCGAGACCCTCGACGATCCGCTGACTCCAGGGGCGGATGCCGGACTCGACGTCCGCCGCGCGGTCGACGCTCTCCCCACGGCGCAGGCGGAGCTCATCCGATTGGTGCACTGGGATGACCTCACGCTCGAGGACGCGGCACAGCTCCTGCGGATACCGTCCTCGACGGCACGGAGCCGATATGCGCGGGCGAAGGTCCTGCTGCGCGAGGCGTTGTGTGACCCGCCCGCGGCGCGATCTGCCGGCACTGAGTCAGTGTGGCCGCCCGTCGCCGCGGCGCGCGCACAGGGACTGGGCGCCTAG
- a CDS encoding nucleotidyltransferase family protein, producing MSGSSLSSVALREVLDARRTELNLLLVKYGARNPRLFGSVARGDAVEGSDIDILVEMDPADGNILMRASGLMEETRALYGRGDIDIFPVQLLKRSVSEAALLEALAL from the coding sequence ATGAGCGGGAGCAGCTTGTCGAGCGTCGCGTTGCGCGAGGTGCTCGACGCGCGCCGCACGGAGCTCAACCTGTTGCTCGTCAAGTACGGGGCACGGAACCCGCGGCTGTTCGGTTCGGTCGCGCGTGGGGATGCTGTAGAGGGCAGCGACATCGACATCCTGGTCGAGATGGATCCTGCCGACGGGAACATCCTGATGCGCGCGAGCGGGCTGATGGAGGAGACCCGTGCACTGTACGGGCGCGGCGACATCGACATCTTCCCGGTGCAGCTGCTGAAGCGTTCGGTCTCGGAGGCTGCGCTCCTCGAGGCGTTGGCCTTGTGA